The proteins below are encoded in one region of Fibrella aestuarina BUZ 2:
- the rsmH gene encoding 16S rRNA (cytosine(1402)-N(4))-methyltransferase RsmH codes for MTTDYHQPVMLAECIDGLALKPNGIYVDVTFGGGGHSRAILDELGPGARLLAFDQDPDARANAAALNDPRLTFIAANFRNLKRYLRLYGVKQVDGILADLGISSHQIDTPERGFSTRFEADLDMRMNQQGDLTARQVVNTYPEADLHRILGMYGELTNARTAANAITSARANQPLNTINDLKEALKRCAPRGKENKYFAQVFQALRIEVNDELKVLEEFLEQVPDLLAPNGRLVVMSYHSLEDRLVKNFINKGKFSGEVEKDLFGNEIKPLHGVTRKPIEATPDEITRNPRARSAKLRIAEKAEDGGKRKE; via the coding sequence ATGACGACGGACTACCACCAGCCCGTGATGCTGGCTGAATGTATAGACGGCCTTGCGCTGAAACCCAACGGCATCTACGTCGACGTGACGTTTGGTGGCGGCGGACACAGCCGGGCTATTCTCGATGAACTGGGCCCCGGCGCCCGCCTCCTGGCTTTCGATCAGGACCCCGATGCGCGCGCCAATGCCGCTGCCCTTAACGATCCCCGCCTGACCTTCATTGCGGCTAATTTCCGCAACCTCAAACGGTATCTGCGCTTGTATGGCGTGAAACAGGTCGACGGCATCTTGGCCGATCTGGGTATTTCGTCGCACCAGATCGACACGCCCGAACGCGGTTTCTCGACCCGCTTCGAGGCCGACCTCGACATGCGCATGAACCAGCAGGGCGACCTCACGGCGCGGCAGGTGGTGAACACGTACCCAGAGGCTGATCTGCACCGGATTCTGGGCATGTATGGCGAACTGACCAACGCCCGCACGGCTGCCAATGCCATCACGTCGGCCCGCGCCAATCAGCCACTCAACACAATCAACGACCTTAAAGAAGCCCTCAAACGCTGTGCGCCACGGGGCAAGGAGAACAAGTATTTCGCGCAGGTCTTCCAGGCGCTTCGCATTGAAGTCAACGATGAGTTGAAAGTGCTGGAAGAGTTTTTGGAACAAGTGCCCGACCTGCTAGCGCCCAATGGCCGACTGGTGGTGATGAGCTACCACTCGCTCGAAGACCGGCTGGTGAAGAACTTCATCAACAAAGGCAAATTTTCGGGTGAGGTCGAGAAAGACCTATTTGGCAACGAGATCAAACCGCTGCACGGCGTTACGCGCAAACCCATCGAGGCCACGCCCGACGAAATTACCCGCAACCCCCGCGCCCGCAGCGCCAAGCTGAGAATAGCGGAAAAAGCGGAGGACGGAGGAAAGCGAAAGGAATAG
- a CDS encoding FtsL-like putative cell division protein, translated as MALNTFKHQPPPKPVRRKRKPNRIATWINEVIGFDRLFGSDNAWPIRNINRILWVTLLLMLYIGLNHNAERLVRRIHRTRTDVDELRAQATTLEADLARSSKQSEISKRVYADSLVDSQTPPIKLIVNE; from the coding sequence ATGGCCCTCAACACCTTCAAACACCAGCCGCCGCCCAAGCCGGTGCGCCGCAAACGGAAGCCCAACCGCATTGCCACGTGGATCAATGAGGTGATTGGTTTCGACCGGCTGTTCGGCTCCGATAATGCCTGGCCGATTCGTAACATCAACCGCATTTTGTGGGTGACGTTGCTGCTGATGCTCTACATCGGCCTGAACCACAACGCCGAACGACTGGTACGGCGCATCCACCGCACCCGCACCGATGTCGACGAGTTGCGCGCGCAGGCGACCACGCTCGAAGCCGATCTGGCCCGTAGCAGCAAACAATCGGAAATCAGCAAACGCGTCTACGCCGACAGCCTCGTCGACAGCCAAACGCCACCTATCAAATTAATTGTGAATGAGTAA